The following are encoded in a window of Oncorhynchus keta strain PuntledgeMale-10-30-2019 chromosome 10, Oket_V2, whole genome shotgun sequence genomic DNA:
- the LOC127932160 gene encoding uncharacterized protein LOC127932160, with product MTDHHLKLNLGKTELLFLPGKDCPFHDLAITVDNSIVSSSQSAKNLGVILDNTLSFSTNIKAVARSCRFMLYNIRRVRPCLTQEAAQVLIQALVISRLDYCNSLLAGLPACAIKPLQLIQNAAARLVFNLPKFSHVTPLLRSLHWLPVEARILYKTMVLAYGAVRGTAPQYLQALIRPYTQTRALRSSTSGLLASLPLRKYSSRSAQSKLFAALAPQWWNTLPHDARTAESITTFRRHLKPHLFKEYLG from the exons atgacggatcaccacctcaagctgaacctcggcaagacggagctgctcttcctcccggggaaggactgcccgttccatgatctcgccatcacggttgacaactccattgtgtcctcctcccagagcgctaagaaccttggcgtgatcctggacaacaccctgtcgttctcaaccaacatcaaggcggtggcccgttcctgtaggttcatgctctacaacatccgcagagtacgaccctgcctcacacaggaagcggcgcag gtcctaatccaggcacttgtcatctcccgtctggattactgcaactcgctgttggctgggctccctgcctgtgccattaaacccctacaactcatccagaacgccgcagcccgtctggtgttcaaccttcccaagttctctcacgtcaccccgctcctccgctctctccactggcttccagttgaagctcgcatcctctacaagaccatggtgcttgcctacggagctgtgaggggaacggcacctcagtacctccaggctctgatcaggccctacacccaaacaagggcactgcgttcatccacctctggcctgctcgcctccctaccactgaggaagtacagttcccgctcagcccagtcaaaactgttcgctgctctggctccccaatggtggaacacactccctcacgacgccaggacagcggagtcaatcaccaccttccggagacacctgaaaccccacctctttaaggaatacctaggatag
- the LOC127932615 gene encoding uncharacterized protein LOC127932615 — translation MVTVHQLHVNAPPHVIPPPPKTVHQLHVNATYAPRNVNPPPPKTVHQLHVNATYAPATPPAPRQRHLCSPQRDSPPPKTVHELHVNATYAPRNVIPPPPKTVHQLHVNATYAPRNVIPPPPKTFHQLHVNATPRLLKQSTSSLHQLYVNATYAPATPPAPRQRHLCSPQRDSPVPKTVHQVHVKATYAPRNVMPPPPKTVHQLHVNATYAPRNVNPPPPKTVHQLYVNATYAPATPPAPRQRHLCSPQLHELHVNATYAHRNVIPPPPKTVHQLQVNATYAPLHQLQVNATYAPRNVIPPPPKTVHQLHVNATYAHRDYPRLLKQSTSSTSMPPMPPQLHQLHVNATYAPRHVIPPPPKTVHQLHVNGTYAPRNSTSSTSTPPMLPQRDSPPPKTVHQLHVNATYATRNVIPPPPKTVHQLHVNATYAPRNVIPPPPKTVHQLHVNPTYSTSSTSTPPMPRNVIPPPPKTVHQLHVNATYAPRHVIPRPPKTVHQLHVNVHQLHVNATYASRNVIPHVPKTVHQLHVNATYAPRNVNPPPPKTVHQLHVNATYAHRNVIPPPPKTVHDPLHQLHVNGTYAPRNVIPPPPKTVHQLHVNSTYAPRNVIPPPPKTVHQLHARHLFHQLHVNATYAHRNVIPPPPKTVHQLHATPPMLTATPPAPRQRHLCYPQRDSPRLLKQSTSSTSTPPMPPQLHQLHVNATYAPRNVIPPPPKTVHQLHVNATYASLHQLHVNATYAPRNVNPPPPKTVHQLHVNATYAHLHQLHVNATYAPRNVNPPPPKAVHQLHVNATYAPATPPAPRQRHLCSRNVIPPPPKTVHQLHVNATYATRNVIPPPPKTVHQLHVNATYAHRNPPKTVHQLHINATYAHRNVMPPPPKTVHQLHINATYAPRNVIPPAS, via the exons atggtgacag TCCACCAGCTCCACGTCAATGCTCCCCCGCACGTGATTCCCCCACCTCCTAAAACAGTCCACCAGCTCCACGTCAACGCCACCTATGCTCCCCGCAACGTGAATCCCCCGCCTCCTAAAACAGTCCACCAGCTCCACGTCAATGCCACCTATGCTCCCGCAAC TCCACCAGCTCCACGTCAACGCCACCTGTGCTCACCGCAACGTGACTCCCCGCCTCCTAAAACAGTCCACGAGCTCCACGTCAACGCCACCTATGCTCCCCGCAACGTGATTCCCCCGCCTCCTAAAACAGTCCACCAGCTCCACGTCAACGCCACCTATGCTCCCCGCAACGTGATTCCCCCGCCTCCTAAAACATTCCACCAGCTCCACGTCAACGCCACCCCCCGCCTCCTAAAACAGTCCACCAGCTCCC TCCACCAGCTCTACGTCAACGCCACCTATGCTCCCGCAAC TCCACCAGCTCCACGTCAACGCCACCTATGCTCACCGCAACGTGATTCCCCGGTTCCTAAAACAGTCCACCAGGTCCACGTCAAAGCCACCTATGCTCCCCGCAACGTGATGCCCCCGCCTCCTAAAACAGTCCACCAGCTCCACGTCAACGCCACCTATGCTCCCCGCAACGTGAATCCCCCGCCTCCTAAAACAGTCCACCAGCTCTACGTCAACGCCACCTATGCCCCCGCAAC TCCACCAGCTCCACGTCAACGCCACCTATGCTCACCGCAAC TCCACGAGCTCCACGTCAACGCCACCTATGCTCACCGCAACGTGATTCCCCCGCCTCCTAAAACAGTCCACCAGCTCCAAGTCAACGCCACCTATGCTCCCC TCCACCAGCTCCAAGTCAATGCCACCTATGCTCCCCGCAACGTGATTCCCCCGCCTCCTAAAACAGTCCACCAGCTCCACGTCAATGCCACCTATGCTCACCGTGATTACCCCCGCCTCCTAAAACAGTCCACCAGCTCCACGTCAATGCCACCTATGCCCCCGCAAC TCCACCAGCTCCACGTCAACGCCACCTATGCTCCCCGCCACGTAATTCCCCCGCCTCCTAAAACAGTCCACCAGCTCCACGTCAACGGCACCTATGCTCCCCGCAAC TCCACCAGCTCCACGTCAACGCCACCTATGCTCCCGCAACGTGATTCCCCGCCTCCTAAAACAGTCCACCAGCTCCACGTCAACGCCACCTATGCTACCCGCAACGTGATTCCCCCGCCTCCTAAAACAGTCCACCAGCTCCACGTCAACGCCACCTATGCTCCCCGCAACGTGATTCCCCCGCCTCCTAAAACAGTCCACCAGCTCCACGTCAACCCCACCTAT TCCACCAGCTCCACGTCAACGCCACCTATGCCCCGCAACGTGATTCCCCCGCCTCCTAAAACAGTCCACCAGCTCCACGTCAACGCCACCTATGCTCCCCGCCACGTAATTCCCCGGCCTCCTAAAACAGTCCACCAGCTCCACGTCAACG TCCACCAGCTCCACGTCAACGCCACCTATGCCTCCCGCAACGTGATTCCCCACGTCCCTAAAACAGTCCACCAGCTCCACGTCAACGCCACCTATGCTCCCCGCAACGTGAATCCCCCGCCTCCTAAAACAGTCCACCAGCTCCACGTCAACGCCACCTATGCTCACCGCAACGTGATTCCCCCACCTCCTAAAACAGTCCACGATCCAC TCCACCAGCTCCACGTCAATGGCACCTATGCTCCCCGCAACGTGATTCCCCCGCCTCCTAAAACAGTCCACCAGCTCCACGTCAACTCCACCTATGCTCCCCGCAACGTGATTCCCCCGCCTCCTAAAACAGTCCACCAGCTCCACGCACGCCACCTAT TCCACCAGCTCCACGTCAACGCCACCTATGCTCACCGCAACGTGATTCCCCCGCCTCCTAAAACAGTCCACCAGCTCCACGCAACGCCACCTATGCTCACCGCAAC TCCACCAGCTCCACGTCAACGCCACCTATGCTACCCGCAACGTGATTCCCCCCGCCTCCTAAAACAGTCCACCAGCTCCACGTCAACGCCACCTATGCCCCCGCAAC TCCACCAGCTCCACGTCAATGCCACCTATGCTCCCCGCAACGTGATTCCCCCGCCTCCTAAAACAGTCCACCAGCTCCACGTCAACGCCACCTATGCCTCCC TCCACCAGCTCCACGTCAACGCCACCTATGCTCCCCGCAACGTGAATCCCCCGCCTCCTAAAACAGTCCACCAGCTCCACGTCAACGCCACCTATGCTCACC TCCACCAGCTCCACGTCAACGCCACCTATGCTCCCCGCAACGTGAATCCCCCGCCTCCTAAAGCAGTCCACCAGCTCCACGTCAACGCCACTTATGCTCCCGCAAC TCCACCAGCTCCACGTCAACGCCACCTATGCTCCCGCAACGTGATTCCCCCGCCTCCTAAAACAGTCCACCAGCTCCACGTCAACGCCACCTATGCTACCCGCAACGTGATTCCCCCGCCTCCTAAAACAGTCCACCAGCTCCACGTCAATGCCACCTATGCTCACCGCAAC CCTCCTAAAACAGTCCACCAGCTCCACATCAACGCCACCTATGCTCACCGCAACGTGATGCCCCCACCTCCTAAAACAGTCCACCAGCTCCACATCAACGCCACCTATGCTCCCCGCAACGTGATTCCCCCAGCCTCCTAA